The following DNA comes from Croceicoccus sp. YJ47.
CCGCGAAAATGCCGCCCGCAAGCTCGCCGCCGCCCATCCGGGCTGGTGGCAGATGGAAGGATGCCTGCGTTGAGCCTTACCCCCTATCGCCAGGTCGGCACGCCGTCGCGCGGCGGCATCGTGCTCGTCGCCGACCATGCCGGAACCGCGGTGCCGGACGATATTCCGCTGGGCATCGGGTCCGACTTGATGAAACGGCACATCGCCGTCGATATCGGGGTGGAGGGCGTGGCCGAACGCATGGCCCGCCGGCACGACATTCCCGCGCATCTCGCCACGATCAGCCGTCTCGTCATCGACCTTCACCGGGAGGAGGACCACGAAAAGCTGATCCCGGTCGAAAGCGACGGGCACCTGATCGCGGGCAATATCGGCGCGGATCGGGACCGGCGCGTGGCGCTGTATTACCGGCCCTATCACGATGCGCTGGCGCAATGGCTGGATGCGGCGGACCCGCGGCTGATCGTGTCGCTGCACAGTTTCACGCCGAAACTGGAGAGCGATCCGGAGGAGGAACGCCCCTGGGACGTCGGTCTGCTCTATAACGAAAACAGCGAGCCGGCCCTGCGCGCCATTGCCATGTTCCGGGCGCAGGGGATGAATGTCGGCGATAACGAGCCTTATTCCGGGCGCGTATTGAACGCCACGATGAACCGACATGCGGAGGCGAAGGGCCGCGACTATCTCGCGATCGAGGTGCGGCAGGACCATATCGCCACCGCCGCGGGGCAGCAACGCTGGGCAGGATTGATCGCCGACATCGCCAATCGCGTAGCTTTGATGCTGGATTAAGCGCCCGCCCCAAGCATTTCTTGCTTAAGCTATAGGACATGGTGATGTAGGGGGGCGCCAAGCGCAACCGACGGAGATACCCATGCCTGCCTATCGTTCCCGCACCACCACCCATGGCCGCAACATGGCAGGGGCGCGCGGTTTGTGGCGGGCGACCGGCATGAAGGACGATGATTTCGGTAAGCCGATCATCGCCATCGCCAACAGCTTTACGCAATTCGTGCCGGGGCACGTGCATCTGAAGGATCTGGGGCAGCTCGTCGCGCGCGAGATCGAGGATGCGGGCGGCGTCGCCAAGGAATTCAACACCATCGCGGTCGATGACGGCATCGCCATGGGGCACGATGGCATGCTCTACTCCCTGCCGAGCCGCGACCTCATCGCCGACAGCGTCGAGTTCATGGTCAACGCCCATTGCGCCGATGCGATCGTGTGCATCTCCAATTGCGACAAGATCACGCCCGGCATGTTGATGGCGGCGCTCCGGCTCAATATCCCGGTCGTGTTCGTGTCGGGCGGGCCGATGGAGGCGGGCAAGGTCGTGATCGACGGCAAGGAAAAGGCGCTGGACCTCGTCGATGCGATGGTCGCCGCCGCCGACGACCGGATCAGCGACGAGGACGTGACCGCCATCGAACGCTCCGCCTGTCCAACCTGCGGGTCGTGCAGCGGGATGTTCACCGCCAATTCGATGAATTGCCTGACCGAGGCGCTCGGCCTGTCGCTGCCGGGCAACGGGTCGCTGCTCGCCACCCACGCCGACCGGGAAAAGCTGTTCCGGGAGGCGGGCCGTACCGCCGTCGACCTGTGCAAGCGTTATTACGAGCAGGACGACGATAGCGTCCTGCCCCGCTCCATCGCCGGGTTCGGCGCATTCGAAAACGCGATGAGCCTCGACATCGCGATGGGCGGTTCGACCAATACGGTGCTGCACCTGCTCGCCGCCGCGCACGAGGCGGGGGTCGATTTCACCATGGCCGATATCGACCGGCTGTCGCGCCGCGTGCCGTGCCTGTCGAAGGTCGCGCCGTCGAAGGACGACGTCCACATGGAAGACGTGCACCGCGCCGGCGGCATCATGGCCATCCTGGGCGAGCTCGACCGCGCAGGGCTTCTCCACACCGATCTGCCGACCGTGCACAGCCGCACAATGGCCGACGCGCTCGACCGGTGGGACATCGCGCGCGATCCGTCGCCCGGGGTCGTCAGCTTCTACTCTGCCGCGCCGGGCGGTGTCCCGACGCAGACCGCCTTTTCTCAAGATC
Coding sequences within:
- a CDS encoding N-formylglutamate amidohydrolase, with translation MSLTPYRQVGTPSRGGIVLVADHAGTAVPDDIPLGIGSDLMKRHIAVDIGVEGVAERMARRHDIPAHLATISRLVIDLHREEDHEKLIPVESDGHLIAGNIGADRDRRVALYYRPYHDALAQWLDAADPRLIVSLHSFTPKLESDPEEERPWDVGLLYNENSEPALRAIAMFRAQGMNVGDNEPYSGRVLNATMNRHAEAKGRDYLAIEVRQDHIATAAGQQRWAGLIADIANRVALMLD
- the ilvD gene encoding dihydroxy-acid dehydratase, with translation MPAYRSRTTTHGRNMAGARGLWRATGMKDDDFGKPIIAIANSFTQFVPGHVHLKDLGQLVAREIEDAGGVAKEFNTIAVDDGIAMGHDGMLYSLPSRDLIADSVEFMVNAHCADAIVCISNCDKITPGMLMAALRLNIPVVFVSGGPMEAGKVVIDGKEKALDLVDAMVAAADDRISDEDVTAIERSACPTCGSCSGMFTANSMNCLTEALGLSLPGNGSLLATHADREKLFREAGRTAVDLCKRYYEQDDDSVLPRSIAGFGAFENAMSLDIAMGGSTNTVLHLLAAAHEAGVDFTMADIDRLSRRVPCLSKVAPSKDDVHMEDVHRAGGIMAILGELDRAGLLHTDLPTVHSRTMADALDRWDIARDPSPGVVSFYSAAPGGVPTQTAFSQDRRWDPDFDRETGVIRSAEHAFSKDGGLAVLYGNIARDGCIVKTAGVDESILKFTGPAKVFESQEAAVTGILAGKVVKGDVVVIRYEGPRGGPGMQEMLYPTSYLKSKGLGADCALITDGRFSGGTSGLSIGHASPEAAEGGNIGLVEQGDIIAIDIPERTIELQVDEATLAHRRAAMEEKGDDAWMPSHPRPRRVSTALKAYAAMTTSAARGAVRDLSALERRRKD